A genomic window from Streptomyces sp. NBC_00234 includes:
- a CDS encoding Lrp/AsnC family transcriptional regulator gives MVQAYILIQTEVGKASTVAETIAKIPGVIQAEDVTGPYDVIVRAQADTVDALGRMVVAKVQQVDGITRTLTCPVVHL, from the coding sequence GTGGTACAGGCGTACATCCTTATTCAGACAGAGGTGGGCAAGGCGTCGACAGTCGCCGAGACCATCGCGAAAATCCCGGGAGTCATTCAGGCAGAGGACGTCACAGGCCCCTACGACGTGATCGTGCGCGCACAGGCCGACACCGTCGACGCACTCGGCCGCATGGTGGTGGCCAAGGTCCAGCAGGTGGACGGCATCACACGAACACTGACCTGCCCGGTCGTCCACCTCTGA
- a CDS encoding DUF3515 domain-containing protein: MTYSGRRLPRSLFLAPSAALIVLAAAGCSSSDARATITVPTPSSEAAAYCEALHEELPETIAGLDRNDPEPASDLTAGWGDGAIVLRCGVPRPAKMEDAQSEGIEADGVNWLLEQREDAGPRFTTTYRKAYVEVTLPVEYAHDVTPLAEFAEPVRKTVPDSL; the protein is encoded by the coding sequence GTGACGTACTCCGGCCGCCGGCTCCCCCGTTCGCTGTTCCTCGCTCCGTCCGCTGCCCTGATCGTCCTGGCCGCGGCGGGCTGCTCCTCCAGCGACGCCCGGGCGACGATCACGGTTCCCACACCGTCCTCGGAGGCCGCCGCGTACTGCGAAGCGCTGCACGAGGAGCTGCCGGAGACCATCGCCGGTCTGGACCGGAACGATCCCGAGCCGGCTTCCGACCTGACGGCCGGATGGGGAGACGGGGCGATCGTACTGCGCTGCGGCGTCCCCCGACCCGCGAAGATGGAGGACGCCCAGTCCGAGGGGATCGAAGCGGACGGCGTCAACTGGCTGCTGGAGCAGCGGGAGGACGCCGGTCCGCGGTTCACCACCACGTACCGCAAGGCTTATGTGGAGGTGACGCTCCCGGTCGAGTACGCCCACGACGTCACCCCGCTGGCAGAGTTCGCGGAGCCCGTCAGGAAGACCGTCCCGGACAGCCTCTAG